Proteins from a single region of Aquirhabdus parva:
- a CDS encoding helix-turn-helix transcriptional regulator yields the protein MKNIIRDLRAERGLSQAALADLLGVSRQTINAIETGRYDPSLPLAFAIAKIFSLNIEAIFSIDE from the coding sequence ATGAAGAATATTATCCGTGATTTACGCGCAGAGCGCGGCTTAAGCCAAGCCGCTTTAGCCGATTTACTAGGAGTATCACGTCAAACCATCAACGCGATAGAAACGGGGCGCTACGACCCCAGTCTGCCTCTCGCATTTGCGATAGCTAAGATATTCTCATTAAACATTGAGGCCATTTTCTCTATTGATGAGTAA
- a CDS encoding TolC family protein, with translation MSKFARHGVTVGVLIALYATVNPAHAFEIDPFSVKKLYSKTPSKGQVLEKKQPQLESLSTAGAEPATKPTASSTAPDRAMADPCTWGSIKTSVDLLEVVERAMCSNTEARQAWVNVKIQAAQVGVAKAAFLPTADATLSYSRGPNNYQVQDRPDLSFNSKTSAHNIGVNANWVLFDFGLRRANLENARQLLIAANATQDLTLQKVFVAAAQAYYDLMSAQSALDAYSEAEKTSGESFKAAEAKYNAGAGTLVDKLQAQTDYAQARLDCVKALGDLRTAQGTLAVAMGVDANTPFTVSTDTRDLPDTAFVTSINQLIADAKRTHPSLRAAQAQLAAANANVNAVRDEGLPSVSLFGSANRNRQIGQPPSATESDNSSVGIQLKIPLFEGFGRSYRVRAAKAQAELKSVELENAEQQVSLEVWKNYQALATETEGLKATDDLLKSARQAFDTAKGRYKAGVGSIIELLNAQSALSKAEQQRVQALSNWHVARLKLASSLGRLGLWAL, from the coding sequence ATGAGCAAGTTTGCTCGTCACGGGGTCACGGTTGGGGTGTTGATCGCACTTTATGCGACCGTAAATCCTGCACATGCCTTTGAAATAGATCCTTTTTCGGTAAAAAAGCTCTATTCAAAAACACCTTCTAAAGGTCAAGTGTTGGAAAAAAAACAGCCTCAACTCGAATCACTCTCTACCGCTGGGGCTGAACCTGCGACAAAACCCACCGCGAGTAGTACTGCGCCAGACAGAGCCATGGCTGATCCCTGTACGTGGGGCAGTATCAAGACTTCGGTCGATTTGCTTGAGGTCGTTGAGCGGGCAATGTGTAGTAACACTGAAGCGCGTCAAGCGTGGGTCAACGTCAAGATTCAAGCTGCACAGGTCGGTGTTGCGAAAGCGGCCTTTCTCCCTACCGCCGATGCAACATTAAGCTATAGTCGAGGACCGAATAATTATCAGGTGCAGGATCGACCCGATTTAAGCTTTAATTCTAAGACCTCGGCCCATAATATTGGTGTGAATGCCAATTGGGTACTGTTTGATTTTGGGCTGCGTCGTGCCAATCTTGAAAACGCACGGCAATTGCTGATTGCAGCCAATGCCACCCAAGACCTGACATTACAGAAGGTTTTTGTCGCCGCCGCACAAGCCTACTATGATTTGATGAGCGCCCAAAGTGCTCTGGATGCCTATAGTGAGGCAGAAAAGACTTCTGGTGAAAGTTTCAAGGCTGCCGAGGCCAAATATAATGCAGGGGCAGGTACGCTCGTAGATAAGCTACAAGCCCAGACGGATTACGCTCAAGCGCGTCTGGATTGTGTGAAAGCATTAGGGGATTTGAGAACTGCCCAAGGTACGCTTGCCGTTGCGATGGGTGTCGATGCGAATACACCTTTTACAGTCAGTACCGATACGCGTGATTTGCCGGATACGGCATTTGTCACCTCAATCAATCAACTGATTGCTGATGCCAAGCGTACCCATCCCAGTTTACGGGCAGCACAAGCACAGCTGGCAGCCGCCAATGCCAATGTGAATGCCGTACGCGATGAAGGATTACCCTCAGTGTCTTTGTTTGGGTCGGCAAACCGCAATCGGCAAATCGGTCAACCGCCTTCTGCGACTGAGTCTGATAATAGTAGCGTGGGGATACAATTAAAAATTCCGCTCTTTGAAGGGTTTGGTCGTAGTTATCGTGTACGTGCAGCCAAAGCACAAGCAGAACTGAAATCCGTGGAGCTTGAGAATGCTGAACAGCAAGTTTCGCTAGAGGTATGGAAAAACTATCAAGCTTTGGCCACGGAGACAGAAGGACTTAAAGCCACTGACGACCTGCTCAAAAGTGCACGACAAGCGTTCGATACCGCGAAAGGTCGTTATAAGGCCGGAGTAGGGAGCATTATTGAGTTGCTGAATGCGCAAAGCGCTTTAAGTAAAGCGGAGCAGCAACGTGTACAGGCGCTTTCGAATTGGCATGTGGCACGTTTGAAGTTGGCCAGTAGCCTAGGGCGACTTGGACTTTGGGCGCTATGA
- a CDS encoding peptidase domain-containing ABC transporter: protein MTFLDELSFGFSKKLPLILQTEATECGLACLGMVAGFYGHRTDLATLRRSYPISLKGATLANLIQIANRLELATRPLKLELEDLDQLKLPCILHWDFNHFVVLKEVHSGSVIIYDPAFGSRKLSMNEVSKSFTGVALELWPNPDFKKKEEVQAVRLRELMGHVKGLWRSLSQILLLALALEVFALVSPFFMQWVIDNVIVTADRDLLATLAIGFGILMLMQQAVSVMRSWVIMYMGTTLNVQWRANVFTHLIRLPVQYFEKRHLGDVISRFGSIDQIQHTLTATFLEAILDGLMTVVTLIMMFIYSPKLALIAIAAMVLYALSRWIWYRPLRNATEEQIIHSAKQESHFMETVRGVKAIKLFERQDERRSTWLTLVVDQTNAGLRTQKLQILFRLFNGVLFGVENILIIWLGALLVLDGNFSVGALMAFMAYKGQFDGRVGSLIDKFVEVKMLQLQGERLADIVLTEPEEVFGRQTLAEDAPLTPSITVTNLRYRYSDQEPYVLDDVNFTISAGDSVAIIGPSGCGKTTLMNVLLGVLPPTDGDVLIGGISTKQLGIHTLRSMVGTVLQDDVLFAGSIADNISFFDSKADQTWVEQCAKMAAVDAEISAMPMGYNTLVGDMGTVLSGGQKQRVLLARALYKRPKILFLDEATSHLDIAKEQEVNQVVKSLDVTRVIIAHRPETIASAKRVIVLSGGKVVHDVPVEAGLQPSSEQ from the coding sequence ATGACTTTTCTTGATGAGCTGTCTTTTGGGTTTTCTAAAAAATTACCACTTATACTGCAAACCGAAGCGACGGAGTGTGGTCTTGCCTGTTTAGGCATGGTTGCGGGTTTCTATGGTCATCGTACTGATCTGGCAACATTACGCCGCTCTTATCCGATCTCGCTGAAGGGCGCAACACTGGCTAATCTGATTCAAATAGCCAATCGATTAGAACTGGCAACCCGCCCATTGAAGCTGGAGCTTGAGGATCTCGATCAACTCAAGCTACCGTGCATTTTGCATTGGGACTTTAATCATTTTGTCGTGCTCAAAGAAGTCCATAGCGGATCGGTCATTATTTATGACCCTGCTTTTGGCTCCCGTAAGTTATCGATGAATGAGGTCTCTAAGTCCTTCACAGGCGTAGCGCTTGAGCTATGGCCCAACCCTGATTTTAAGAAGAAAGAAGAGGTTCAGGCGGTTCGACTGCGTGAGCTCATGGGGCATGTTAAAGGACTATGGCGCTCTTTAAGTCAGATCTTATTGCTTGCGCTTGCTTTAGAAGTCTTCGCACTTGTTAGTCCATTCTTTATGCAGTGGGTAATCGATAATGTGATTGTGACTGCTGATCGTGATCTGCTAGCGACCTTGGCGATAGGTTTTGGGATTTTAATGCTGATGCAACAAGCAGTCAGTGTGATGCGCTCTTGGGTCATCATGTATATGGGGACGACACTCAACGTGCAATGGCGCGCCAATGTCTTTACTCACCTCATTCGCCTCCCTGTGCAGTACTTCGAGAAACGTCATTTGGGTGATGTGATTTCACGCTTTGGTTCGATCGACCAGATTCAGCATACGTTGACCGCGACTTTTTTGGAGGCGATTCTGGATGGTCTGATGACCGTTGTGACGCTCATCATGATGTTTATCTATAGTCCAAAGCTAGCATTGATCGCCATTGCGGCGATGGTTCTGTATGCCTTGAGCCGCTGGATCTGGTATCGCCCCCTGCGTAATGCCACTGAAGAGCAAATTATTCACTCAGCCAAGCAAGAAAGCCACTTCATGGAAACGGTGCGCGGCGTTAAAGCGATCAAACTCTTTGAACGCCAAGATGAGCGCCGTTCGACATGGCTGACGCTTGTGGTTGATCAAACCAATGCTGGCTTACGGACTCAAAAATTACAAATTCTGTTTAGACTGTTTAATGGTGTCTTATTTGGCGTTGAAAACATCTTGATCATTTGGCTCGGTGCTTTACTGGTGCTGGATGGTAATTTCAGTGTCGGCGCCTTGATGGCCTTCATGGCGTATAAAGGGCAGTTTGATGGACGGGTGGGCTCGTTGATTGATAAGTTTGTCGAAGTCAAAATGCTGCAACTGCAAGGTGAGCGTCTAGCAGATATCGTGTTGACTGAGCCTGAGGAAGTCTTTGGGCGTCAAACGCTGGCTGAGGATGCACCACTCACGCCGTCCATTACCGTAACCAATTTACGCTATCGCTATTCAGACCAAGAACCTTATGTTTTGGATGATGTGAACTTTACGATCAGTGCTGGGGATTCCGTCGCCATCATTGGTCCCTCGGGCTGTGGCAAAACCACGCTGATGAATGTGTTGCTGGGTGTATTACCACCGACTGACGGTGATGTGCTGATTGGTGGAATCAGTACCAAGCAGCTTGGTATCCATACGCTACGCAGCATGGTCGGTACGGTGCTTCAGGACGACGTGCTTTTTGCTGGCTCGATTGCGGATAACATCAGTTTCTTTGATTCCAAAGCCGATCAGACATGGGTTGAACAATGCGCCAAGATGGCCGCCGTAGATGCTGAAATCTCTGCAATGCCGATGGGTTATAACACCTTAGTCGGTGATATGGGCACAGTCTTATCGGGTGGGCAAAAACAACGTGTTCTCCTTGCCCGTGCGCTGTATAAGCGTCCAAAGATTCTCTTTCTCGATGAAGCAACCAGTCATTTGGACATCGCTAAAGAACAAGAGGTCAATCAGGTCGTGAAGTCACTGGATGTGACCCGGGTGATCATTGCCCATCGTCCTGAAACGATTGCATCGGCCAAGCGTGTGATTGTACTGTCAGGCGGTAAAGTCGTACACGATGTCCCCGTTGAGGCGGGGCTACAACCGTCAAGTGAGCAATGA
- a CDS encoding HlyD family secretion protein: MSNKPLFRTEALNAQQVNWLGNIILARPISFSMMTAFAGILALIVVLFLIWGTYTKRSTVTGQLIPNTGLVQIYAQQPGIVLEKKVVEGQAVKQGDVLYVLSSERQSTQGDTQNAISRQVQAREQSLRDELIKTKAIQQDDQAAQARKVTDLRAELSALAGQIQGQQSRVALAEQTISRYQSLLNQDYISKEQFQQKQEDLLDQRNRLQSLQRDRITVGRELDAQQHTLGSLSLNQQNQLAQIDRTLASTSQELTESEAKRRLVITASESGIATTVTAEVGQTVDNNRPLVSIVPRGSILQAQLYVPSKAIGFIKPGDSVLLRYQAYPYQKFGHAKGVVISVSKTALPSSEITNMSIPINGTTQNSEPLYRITVKLNQQTVQAYGKAQSLQAGMLLDADILQEKRHLYEWVLEPLYSLTGKL; the protein is encoded by the coding sequence ATGTCAAACAAGCCACTTTTCCGAACAGAAGCGTTGAATGCCCAACAGGTCAATTGGCTGGGCAACATCATTCTTGCGCGTCCCATTTCTTTTAGCATGATGACTGCATTTGCAGGCATTCTTGCGCTGATTGTGGTCCTGTTTCTGATCTGGGGAACGTATACCAAGCGCAGTACGGTTACAGGGCAACTTATCCCCAATACGGGACTTGTGCAAATCTATGCGCAGCAGCCGGGCATTGTCTTAGAGAAAAAAGTGGTCGAAGGACAGGCGGTTAAGCAAGGTGATGTCCTGTACGTTCTATCCAGTGAACGTCAAAGCACGCAAGGCGATACGCAAAATGCGATCAGTCGGCAGGTTCAAGCGCGCGAGCAGTCCTTGCGCGATGAGTTAATCAAGACTAAAGCCATTCAGCAAGATGACCAAGCTGCACAGGCCCGAAAAGTGACCGATTTACGCGCAGAGCTTTCTGCTTTGGCGGGTCAAATTCAAGGTCAACAAAGCCGCGTAGCATTAGCTGAACAAACCATCAGTCGCTATCAAAGTCTATTGAATCAAGATTATATTTCAAAAGAACAATTTCAACAAAAACAAGAAGACTTGCTCGATCAACGCAATCGGCTGCAAAGTCTGCAGCGGGATCGCATTACGGTTGGACGTGAATTGGATGCCCAGCAACACACGCTCGGTAGTTTATCGCTCAATCAACAAAACCAGTTGGCGCAGATTGATCGCACACTTGCCAGTACGAGTCAGGAACTGACCGAGAGCGAAGCGAAAAGACGTTTGGTGATTACCGCATCCGAGTCGGGTATTGCGACTACAGTAACTGCGGAAGTCGGGCAAACAGTGGATAACAATAGGCCTTTGGTGAGTATTGTGCCACGCGGTTCGATCTTACAGGCGCAGTTGTATGTCCCGAGTAAAGCGATTGGTTTTATCAAACCGGGTGATTCAGTGTTACTACGCTATCAGGCCTATCCTTATCAAAAGTTTGGTCATGCTAAAGGGGTCGTGATTTCTGTATCCAAGACGGCTTTGCCGAGCAGTGAAATCACCAATATGAGTATCCCGATCAATGGTACAACTCAAAATAGTGAACCCCTGTACCGCATTACGGTCAAATTGAATCAGCAAACCGTCCAAGCCTACGGCAAAGCGCAATCCTTACAAGCAGGCATGCTGCTGGATGCTGACATCCTGCAAGAGAAGCGTCATTTGTATGAGTGGGTGCTGGAGCCCCTGTATAGCTTGACCGGTAAACTTTAA
- a CDS encoding DUF167 domain-containing protein: MPAFAFFVKVQPNAKKTEILGLETINHPASNIPTSMLKIRLAAPPIDGKANQVLCAFIAKQFDVPLRQVTLQSGEASKIKRILVDQPKVIPALLNDID; encoded by the coding sequence GTGCCTGCTTTTGCTTTCTTTGTCAAAGTTCAGCCCAATGCTAAAAAAACTGAGATCCTTGGGCTTGAGACGATCAATCATCCTGCATCGAATATCCCTACGTCCATGTTAAAAATTCGTTTGGCGGCGCCACCCATTGATGGTAAAGCCAACCAAGTGCTGTGTGCCTTTATTGCAAAGCAATTTGATGTGCCCCTTCGGCAAGTCACGCTTCAGAGCGGCGAAGCCTCAAAGATTAAGCGGATTTTGGTTGATCAGCCAAAAGTGATCCCTGCGCTACTGAACGATATTGATTGA
- a CDS encoding YggT family protein has protein sequence MDSLILQIFNIVTGVAMLLLFLRFMMQLTQVDPYNPIVMSTVRATHIVDIFGRILPTVGQGRINLAALGLMVLVRLVDLGGTNLLNGSTNIGPDVLLLELVFGLLDDFLWMCKILIYVSIISSVVMMFTQAPTPMIVLVMQMTEPLYAPFRRFMPDLGPLDLSPLVALLAIGATRFLLSYAHNFLLQGML, from the coding sequence ATGGATTCGTTAATTTTACAGATTTTTAACATCGTCACTGGTGTGGCGATGTTGTTGTTATTCCTGCGCTTTATGATGCAGTTGACTCAGGTTGATCCTTACAACCCGATTGTGATGTCGACGGTTCGTGCGACGCACATTGTAGATATTTTTGGCCGTATTTTACCAACAGTCGGTCAAGGTCGTATCAATTTGGCCGCACTTGGACTGATGGTTCTGGTTCGTTTGGTCGATCTAGGCGGTACGAACTTGTTGAATGGCTCAACCAATATCGGACCGGATGTATTGCTTCTAGAGTTGGTTTTTGGTCTGCTCGATGATTTCTTGTGGATGTGTAAGATTCTGATTTATGTGTCCATAATTTCAAGCGTTGTCATGATGTTTACGCAAGCACCGACGCCAATGATTGTACTGGTTATGCAAATGACCGAGCCATTATATGCGCCTTTTAGACGGTTTATGCCGGATTTAGGGCCTCTGGATCTGTCACCATTGGTTGCGTTACTTGCTATTGGTGCTACGCGTTTCTTGCTCAGCTATGCACATAATTTCCTGCTGCAAGGGATGCTCTAA
- the proC gene encoding pyrroline-5-carboxylate reductase, with protein sequence MSVQHNVTPIDSTKIVAFIGGGNMAQALIGGLLAEGLPATMIRVAEPVAELREILALRGVGAFATATEAVNGADVVVLAVKPQIIQAVLAELADLVADKLVISIAAGISVATIAHGLAGHERIVRAMPNTPALVQTGATGLYADDLLSQLDRDMAATILSAAGLVLWVEDESLMHAVTAVSGSGPAYFFYLMEAMIDAGIAQGLDERTARALTLQTALGAAQMAIISEDSPAKLRQKVTSPNGTTAAAIDYLDDHAVRTHIVDALGAAGKRSIELSAN encoded by the coding sequence ATGAGCGTACAACACAATGTGACCCCAATTGATTCAACCAAAATTGTTGCATTTATCGGTGGCGGGAACATGGCGCAGGCATTGATTGGTGGGCTTTTGGCGGAAGGTTTACCTGCGACAATGATTCGCGTTGCTGAGCCCGTTGCTGAGTTGCGAGAGATATTGGCCTTGCGTGGCGTCGGGGCGTTTGCGACCGCGACTGAAGCGGTGAATGGTGCAGATGTTGTTGTACTTGCAGTAAAACCGCAAATCATTCAAGCGGTATTGGCTGAATTGGCTGATCTGGTTGCAGATAAGCTGGTGATTTCCATTGCCGCTGGCATTTCGGTTGCGACGATTGCTCATGGTCTTGCAGGACATGAGCGAATTGTACGTGCGATGCCTAATACTCCTGCTTTGGTACAAACAGGTGCGACTGGCTTGTATGCAGATGACCTGCTGAGTCAACTGGATCGAGATATGGCAGCAACCATTCTTTCAGCAGCAGGTTTAGTGCTGTGGGTTGAGGATGAATCATTGATGCATGCGGTCACTGCGGTATCCGGTTCTGGTCCAGCGTATTTCTTTTATTTGATGGAAGCCATGATTGATGCGGGAATCGCGCAAGGGCTCGATGAACGGACTGCACGTGCCTTGACCTTACAAACGGCGCTTGGTGCAGCACAGATGGCGATTATCAGTGAAGACAGTCCAGCAAAACTCCGTCAAAAAGTGACATCTCCAAACGGCACAACGGCAGCAGCGATAGACTATCTGGATGATCATGCTGTGCGCACGCATATCGTCGATGCATTAGGTGCGGCGGGAAAACGTAGTATCGAATTGTCAGCCAATTGA
- the tilS gene encoding tRNA lysidine(34) synthetase TilS, translating to MLIEQAIKETLKRFKPNQRFLLGCSGGLDSIALLFALKRICAEAESGFGLRVVHVDHDLQAPSSEWARQVVTQAQALNLDVVVKKVQVASGNLENEARIARYRAFKDVIDADEVLVLAHHKQDQAETVLMRLLSGSGVSGLAAMREVNVQDGLTIVRPLLHVSRADIQYYAEQHQLRWVDDPANHDLSFDRVVLREKVWPVLQAQWPGFEAAMTRTARLMADAESMLTEQGLLDIASVRRSQNTLDIAAIQTLSEARTRWLLSRWMQGDERYAPPLSRVEAVRQMMDAQMDATPVVIWQSGTASYQFRRYQGRLFRLPLDLPKADIQERSFVLEQQLDLATGKWQVQSMPSGLSPTFLGQPLRLRPRRLGESLHLSGRVGRWPLKKLLQSLDLSPWQREQVQVLETLDAEPLALLSAAGFWPVAQVVETSGWGMIQCH from the coding sequence ATGCTGATTGAACAGGCGATTAAGGAAACGCTGAAACGGTTTAAACCGAATCAGCGTTTTTTGTTGGGTTGTAGTGGCGGATTAGACTCCATTGCTCTGCTGTTTGCGCTGAAGCGTATTTGCGCTGAAGCGGAGTCTGGCTTTGGGCTGCGCGTAGTTCACGTGGACCATGATTTACAAGCACCTTCTAGCGAGTGGGCCCGTCAAGTGGTCACTCAGGCACAAGCCTTAAATCTGGATGTGGTGGTTAAGAAAGTTCAAGTTGCATCCGGCAATCTTGAAAATGAGGCGCGCATTGCACGCTATCGTGCATTTAAGGACGTGATTGACGCAGATGAGGTGCTGGTACTGGCGCATCATAAACAAGATCAAGCCGAAACGGTCTTGATGCGTTTGCTGAGTGGTAGCGGCGTGAGTGGCTTAGCGGCGATGCGGGAAGTCAATGTGCAAGACGGATTGACCATTGTCAGGCCGCTCTTGCATGTTTCTCGTGCAGATATTCAGTATTACGCTGAGCAGCATCAATTACGTTGGGTGGATGATCCGGCCAATCATGATTTGAGTTTTGATCGAGTTGTATTACGCGAGAAAGTGTGGCCTGTGCTGCAAGCCCAGTGGCCGGGATTTGAAGCAGCAATGACACGCACTGCACGACTGATGGCTGATGCGGAATCTATGCTTACAGAGCAAGGTCTGCTGGATATTGCATCAGTACGGCGATCACAAAACACCCTTGATATTGCTGCGATCCAGACGTTGTCCGAGGCGCGGACACGGTGGCTGTTATCGCGCTGGATGCAGGGAGATGAGCGCTATGCTCCACCACTGAGTCGAGTTGAGGCCGTACGGCAGATGATGGATGCCCAAATGGATGCGACACCTGTAGTGATTTGGCAGTCGGGTACAGCCAGCTATCAGTTTAGGCGTTATCAGGGGCGATTGTTTCGTTTGCCGCTTGATTTGCCTAAAGCCGATATTCAGGAAAGATCTTTTGTGCTGGAGCAGCAGTTGGATTTAGCCACGGGTAAGTGGCAAGTTCAATCGATGCCCAGTGGCTTGTCTCCAACATTTTTAGGACAACCCTTACGACTTCGCCCACGTCGTCTGGGAGAGTCATTACATTTATCTGGGCGGGTGGGGCGCTGGCCACTCAAAAAACTGTTACAGTCATTGGATTTGTCACCTTGGCAGCGTGAGCAAGTTCAGGTACTTGAAACTTTAGATGCAGAGCCTTTAGCACTCCTTAGTGCGGCAGGATTTTGGCCTGTGGCTCAGGTCGTCGAAACTTCCGGTTGGGGAATGATCCAGTGTCATTAA